Genomic segment of Denticeps clupeoides chromosome 13, fDenClu1.1, whole genome shotgun sequence:
CGCTCGGTCAAAGGTCACCCAGCGGCACCGACCTTTCCAAAACGCGTACGCAGCCACCGGGAAAAATGGCATTTGCAGGAGCGCCTCGCAGAACACGAAGGACTTGAACCAGACAGGCGGGTCCAGCATCATCGGGTCGCGGTATTCGGCCGCGTACCAGCGCAGCAGGTCTCTCAGCTGCAGGGTACAAGCGTCGCAAACGTCGGCAACGAAAGCACGAAGAAAAGCCTGAAGAGCCTCAAACGAGCCGGGTCCAGCTCAGCTTACCGCCTGTGGGTACACATGCTCCGGTAGCAGGGCTTGCAAGTCGATCAGTGCGGTGATGGGGACGTGGGTGGCGAAATAAACGAAAAATATCAGCTCTAAAACACGGACGGACATTTTGAGCCGGACCGCCGCACGTCGTTGGAATTGACAGTTGGGTGAAAACGTGAACCTGGACTTCCTGCTCGGGGAGTGCGTGATGCCACGAGGAGCCCGATTCTCTGAATTCATTGGCTGATTGCCTCGCTTGATGGGGCGGGGGCGGGTCCGAGAGAATTTCATTGGCTCCTTGCTCGCGAACGCCTAAAATGGGAGGGGACTGTTCTttaggccaaacgtttggacccaccttctcttctctgttttctttattttcatgaccatttaccttggtagattctcactgaaggcatcaaaactatgaatgaacacgtgtggagttatgtacttaacaaaaagtggagacctggcctccacagtcaccggacctgaacccaaacgagatggttttggggtgagctggaccgcagagtgaaggcaaaggggccaacaagagaatcgagagaatgccaagagtgtgcaaagcagtaatcagagcaaagaaactagaatataaaacatgttttcatttatttcacctttttgttaagtacataagtccacatgtgttcattcatagttttgatgccttcagtgagaatctaccaacgtaaatggtcatgaaaagaaaacacattgaatgagaaggtgtgtccaaacttttggcctgcactgtatatatttttatgtgcaaaatgcacaactgAAGACAAGTGGGGAAAAACACAATTatggaaacattttatttgaatataaagacaataaacaaaattatttttggttCAATAACATAGGAGTTTGTGCAAATGGTTGCTGAGACGACAGCCAGCAATTAGGACTTGTTGTCCACGTTGACATAATCCTGCCAAAAAGGGTTAGGGTTATGATGGTGAAAATGCGGGTGTTTTCATATATTTGCTTAATGGAAAGTCCAGAAGCCTCTCATACCGAATCATCCTCCATGACATTTTCCAGCGTTCGGACGATGTCGGTGAATGCGGGCCTGAGTGTGTATGGCTCCAGCCAGCAGTCATGCAGGATCTGTGTGCTGGTGGAGTCAAAGCAatcatcattattttttatcatatttcatattaacaGGGTTTGCACACTGCCCCTATTTAAGATCCGATCTATAAATTGTGGAGTAAAAGGAAGTCGTAAGAACCAAGATCTGGTCAGAATTTTGTAATCAAGGTATTCAGAAGTGCAGATTTGACcccaaaatatttcagactGAAGTCATAATTTGGACTTCATTACTCACATTTCTGGTCTGCAGCTGTCAGGGATCGCGTTTTTGCGGCCGGCGCAGATGTGGTACACCACCTCGTCTGACGTCGCCAGACTGGCATACGGTACCGATCCTACCACAGTGGGGATTTCACCCTTTTATCTTCATGTTGCGCGTGGAGCTTCAGTAGAGGCTCTGCATGTATTTCCGTCCAAAATTCATCGCACGTTTGTAGACGCGGTCGGAAAAGGTCGCGGAAGACCTACCAAATGTCTGCATCTCCCAGAGCAACACGCCAAAGGCCCAGACGTCCCCCTTGAAGCTGTAGTGATTGTTCCTGAAGTATTCTGGAGGATACCAGCGCAGCGGCACGCGCTCCTGTGATTCAAACACAGATCCACGTGTAACGCgctcgggggggggggaacgATTCGAGCGTCACGCCCCCAAAATCCAGAATCTCACCCTGTGCTTCTTCTTGCGGCTGCTGCGTCGGCTCCTCATGCTGGACATGTCCCTGGCCAAGCCGAACTCAGTCAGCCTCACCTCCCACGGGAACTGGCCCACCATCACGTTCCGCAAGGCAAGGTCACCGTGCACGACCTGCACAGCAAACACTCCATCACACTCCACCAGCACCTACACACCGCCGCTGCCGCTGGACGGAGCAAAGACGCACCATTTTGGAGTGGAGGTGTTCCATGGCGAGGGCGGTGTGATACGATGCGATGGTGAGAAGGCTCTGCAGCTCTGGATCCGAGCTCAGCTTGTCCCTTTGAGTCTGTAGAAAACTGCGTAGGGTGCCATACTGAACAAACTCCATGATCAGTGTGTAAGGTTCTAGGGACGAAGGACGTTTGACTCAGAACGTGCGCACAATATTACGTTCAGACGCATTACAATCATCTAGAGCGGCTCGCTCGAAACGAGTTGCGATTTCCGAGTTGAAGGAACCACACTGGCCAAACCTGATGTGCGAGAATAAAAACCGAGCAACCCATCCGTACTTATTAGGGACCGCGAGCACCTACCCTGTGTGCTGTTCCAGCCGAGCAGCTGTAAAATGTTCTTATGGTACCCCAACTTCTTCATCACGGACACTTCCCTCTCCACTTGCTTTGGGCTGACGCCTACGAATAGACTCAAATAAGCTTCAAACGTGACTAAATACCGCTATTTAAGTCCCCGTTCTAATGACTGTACCCTCTTTGGCAATTTTGCAGGTGACCATTGAGTGACCTCTGCATGTGCCTCGGGTCATCTTGGCTTTGTAGAACACCCCTTCTTTTCCCGCCTTGATGAGCTGAAGTAGCCTCACATGTTCCTTGGAGAAGCCGCAGTGCTGTAAAGGAAGCAGTGGTGTTTCCCAGTAAACGACACTCATTGGAATTCATTTGTTTGATGCACATTATTAACGATGCACACTGCACTACAACTTGCATGCgtcacacatgcatgcacagaaacaaaaagTGATGGGCGAGCTCGGCGCGTTGAACCTGAGGCGGTTTCCACGGCAGCCCGGAGGCCTGCTCGGAGCTTTGCCTCTGTAACGGAGCCTCGGAGTCATCGTCGAATGACTGTGGCACGGTGGGAGGCAGGGCCGGGAGGGGGGAGTGCCGGCCCCGACGCAGCTCTGCAATGGTCTTGGTCAAGGAGCGATATCTGGACATCAAACAGGGCGCCCAAGTTCACTTTTCAAGTCCTCAccacgagcaaaaaaaaaaaaaaaaaagtaaagaggaACGTTCCGATCTGAGTTTCCACTTACTTTTTTATCCAaatgatgaaaaacacaaaagaggTAAGAACAGCGAGAGCCGACCCGCCGATGAGGACGTAGTACGTGACGTCTGGTGCGTCTGAAAAGCATGTTTTAATAGGGTTTTATAGGGTTGGGTTCTGTGAGTTGCATCCTTTTTATTAGCTTGTgcaggaagacacacacacggaaaaataataataacttgaCCACAGACATGAACAATGCACCAAACCACAAGCTGCAGAGGAGTCGAGGCCCTTTAATGACTTCATATCTGGTACGGTGTGGAGAAAATAGAGAAGCGCTTACCCTGAGCTGCGGTTGTGGAAGTCGGAGTTGGTGTCATGTCAGTTTGGCTGCAGTCACTCTTAATCAAAAGACCCTGTGGGTGGGGCTATGAGACACCATGGTGCTCTGtagtaaaatgtaataaaataataatactattgGCTACAATAACATAAATTGCCCTAACAAACAGAATTTCTGGTAATTAGCAGACAAATATCGATATTGATTAAATATTGAATACGTACAATCTCGTTATTTAATTATCAGGCAACCAATCCAATCAAACAAACTTGCCAAATAATGTCTAGGACGTTTTACTTGAAGTTTTACtttgggtggcagtagcctagtgggtaacacactcgcttatgaactagaagacccaggttcaaatcccacttactaccattgtgtccttgagcaagacacttaaccctgagtgtctccggggggggggactgtacctgttactactgattgtaagtcgctttggataagggcgtctggtaatgctgtaaatgtaaatgtactacatGAAGTTTAGTAATCAATTGTCCTGATTTCATTTGTCACTCTAACCTATTGTCAATAAATCTTACATTTGAAAGAATTAATTTAATGGTTTGAAGCCTTACCTGATCATGAAATAATTCTGCCTCTTGACCGAGGACCTCAAGTTCCCTGCTCTCATTTGAAAACCAAGCGCACCTTTTAGCAGCACCCTTTGGTGTCAGACCACTGATCAAACAAAAGGGTGGGGGGGCTCCGGAACTGACAATGTCAGTGGTAGCATTGTGGTGAGACGCTGTGCACGCTGCAGCTTCTGAAAACTTCACATGTCCGTGTGTCCTACATAGAACGTGGTTCtgtcaaaaaggaaaaagagcATCGCGATTCGTGGTTTGGGTGTTTAAATGCTAAAAcgttgaatttattttaaataaaatttgtaaaGATTAAAAGGCTAAATTAACTGCTTGTTCACAATTTGACATATACGGATTGAAGCCGTAAGgtcattttattaattgttttttttggttgcaaAAACAGTTGACACCAGAAAGCTTGTTTCGTGATTGTTTCTGCCGTATTTAATATTTTGTCTTAAATAGTTACAGATCGAAGGTATCACTCCATATACAACTACAACTTTTTACAGCTCATATTTCAAATACATcggttttattgttttatttacaaaatgcgttatgtacaatttttttcaaatgtcagTGCAACGTCATTTTAACTCCATAAACgctttacaaaataaaagctcATTAAAACATCTCTGCTGATCAATCCAAAatgaatttaacaaaaaaaaaaaaaaaaaaaacgtatatacatatatgactaaataactagaaaaaaaaaaaaaaaaaaaaaaaaaacacacacatttcagtaGTTGAGTGCACAACATGCCAAATAACCAGGTTACTGCCCATAAGTGAACACTTTTGAATTATCCCTGGGGAATTGTGTGCAAGCGCTCAGATTAAAATTTGTGACCCCAATTACACACTCCTTTTCAAGCATCGGGgggatttaaatttttttattttaaataatctgtGGTCATGAGGTGACaataaattatacaaataaagTTGTTCATTTTCCAACAGGGTGGAACTCTCTTCCTTCACAGGAGTTACAAAGCATCTCCACCATAACAATGAACATTTAGAAGTATAGCAGCACGAGAGATTGGCATAATTTGGGTCTTTTTCATTCTCCAAAGCTTTGGGCCCTCTTTACATCTGGAAGAATCCATATTGAAAAGGTACAAtcaataaaaatctatttttaaaaaacattttagtcgCTACCTGCTCCAGCGCACACGAGACATCGAGGGTTTTCTGAAACATCTGAACAGATTATTTCTTTGCCCACCAGGCAACCTGTAACCAACTTTGGCTTGACAAGCGTGAGAATCCATTCGTCAGAGACAGTAGATATGTTTACATTTGGCTGCAGTAATGTCATTGACAGTCATGTGACATCTGTAGGGAAACGCACGTCGACATTCGAGAAGCTGTGCAATGAAGGTATTCAACGGCAACAGCACCGCAATGGTTTAGAGGCTACAAATGTTCagtttctttaaaaacaaaaaaaaaaaacacgtacaTTAGTAAGCCCTTGCTAATGCATAAATAAACGTgctaaaaatcataaataaatatagattactataaaaacaaacaaacagagctGACGATTTGGCAGTTAACGGGTATGTTAATCAAATACATGATGTATTTTTGATTCGATCATCATGTCGTGGGGGGGTGGGGTACTGCAGTAGATAAAAATAGAGGTGTGGATGGAACAATTTAATACTGTCTGTCAAAAATTATGAGGTAGTGCATGAAAAAGATAGAAGGGAGGTGAGGGGGGGGGACCCCAACCCAAAACGGGCGTGTGTGACAGAacggtgtacctaataaagtggccaggggAGGAATGGGATTCGTTGAATGGAAGGAGGGAGTGTCTTGCAGACATTGTGCTCGCGTGAGAGCAGCCTGTGTTGTGCTGACTTCAGTTTGTTTGtacaggcctgtgtgtgtgtgtgtgtgtgtgtgtgtgtgtgtgtgtgtaggggggggggCTCACCGTTGGCTCACTTTGGTCCACCACGTCTACGTGTACACATTTGTATAGAGGGagaatatttctttttaaagtggGAGACGCGCGTGTTCACTTGGCAACAATGACATCACCACCTCTCACTATCGTCCCTGCACGTACACTCACACTCCGTAAGCTACACACGCATGAGAGCAGCGAGGGACCAGCAGCCAGCGGCGTGGGGAAGGGTGACAAAGACCTTGTTTTGTGCTTGTGGTGCTACAGGTCTTCCCGAAGTGCTGGCTTCCCCGACCGCGGCGCCATCGTTCTCCCACCACGGACCCACCGCGGAGGTGCATCTGATGGAAGAGCGGCGCCTCACTGAAGGACACAGTACTTCTTGTAGTCTGATTCAAAGTCCTCGTCCATGCTAGTGGTGTCGGCCATCTTTTTGCCGTCGATCTTTGGCAGGAACCGCGAGTAGTCCACACCCTGCTGCTCGTAGAAGAGGATGTAGGCCGAGTCTGTGTCAATCTCTTCAGAGTGCAACTCCTACAGGGGCGATTTACAACTGATAGTGAGAGCCATGCGGGCCAATTTgaccaaaacaaataaatgtctgAACTGTCTGATCAACCACAGTGTAGTTATTACAATAATTAACACCGCGACTACAAGCTTCTTACCTTGCAGCTGCTGTCGTTGTAACAGTACCATTTTTCATTGGGGTTTTTGGCATAAGTCACATAGTGGCCTCCTCCCATGATTCCTGAATGGCACTGAAAGATTTTATTGTGaataagaaaattaaaaataaataaaaaatcacatatAGTGAGTATGGCATATTATACAGTTTACTTGCATAAATGAGTTTCATAGTTTACCAATTTCTGTGTATGATTTTCAGACACAATACAAAACCCTCCTGGTACAGTGGTGGAGCAGGGCGGGGCAAAAATACACACGCACCATTTACTTTGATTTGAACTCACCACCACGTCAACACCCGCGCGCCCCTCTAAGCAATGGCATGTTTACCCCAGTTTACCCCAATTtaccctccccccccccccaggataCCAGTCACTTGCTGCATAATTCTTATTAAAATAAGGTTGACAAGCTCTCCTACAGAGGAAATCAATCATAATAAAACatgtatgtaaaatgttttgAGTAACAACAGAAAGGCCAACACCTACAGAAATTGCATATAAATTGTAGATGGGCTCCAGGCAGATTTCGCCTCTTTGGTGAGCGGCGGTCTCTGGATCTGCACCGGCCTCGGCGGGAACGCAGCTCTGGCCGTGCTCCGGCCCGAGTCCGTTCATCACGACGACGTCACAGTCACTGCTAGAGGCATCCGCAGACCACGAATCCCCAGAGGTGGCCTCTGCCGGGCCGCCGGGGCCCAGAACCTCCGCCGTGATGGAGTTGGGCTCTGCTTCCGAGCCAGTCTCCTTGCTGCTGCTGTCCAGGCTCTCCTTGCTGTTGCACAGTCGGTGTCTGCTGCCCAGCTGGGGCAGGCGAAGGCGGCCTTGCCTCCGCCCGGTGCCCTTGGGGCTGCTGCTGGGGCTGGGACTGCTGCTTTTCAGGGGGCTGCCTGACTTTCTGCCTGAGGCGGGTGAAGCTGCAATGGTAAGTAAAAATCAAATGAAGTAAAATCAAAAAGAGATTGtatatgatttaataataaaacgttGGGGAACGGACCTTTGGCAGAGTTGTAGAAGCTgcttatggtggtggtggagacagAGGAGACGGAGGAAGAGTCCCCTCCACCTCCGCCGCTCTTGTGAAGCTCCTCGGCAAGGCTTTCGTCTGCTGCATCCTGTCGGCTCTTCTCCGCCTCCCGCGGGGCCAGGAAAGCACTTGGATCGAAACCCTCCCTGGGAAACTTCACTATCTTCTGGGACTTAATCCAGCGGCCGTTAACAAACTGGAACCGCTTCAGATGAACAATCTGCAGTGAAGATTTAACATCAAACATTAGCAATCAGTCCAGTTCCAGTAATAAGCTATTCCAGTCAATTCTTGACTGCTCAGACCAAGATGGCCGGGAGCCTCCAGAGGTCCAGCTTCTTTGTGGCTAGTCGGTGGGTCTTGCACTTGGAGCAGTAGTAGAGCTCATCCTCCCCCAGCTCCTCCTCGCCGGTGAAGGCCCTCAGGCAACTGTCCAGGCTGATGGGCTCTGCCTGGGCCCGGCGGCTCTGGTCCACGCTGGGATGCTCCTCAACTATCTGCATCACAGACATGACTGATCAAATTCTGCCCCGCTCAACACAAGGACATGGACAGCAAAGCTCTCCTACAAGCATGGACACCATAAGATggacagggggcagtggtggcacagtgctaaaggaagcggccctgtaatcagaaggttgtcggttcgaatcccgatccgccaaggtgccaatgagcaaaagcaccgtccccacacactgctccccgggcgcctgtcatggctgcccactgctcactcagggtgacgggttaaattcagaggacaaatttcactgtgtgcaccgtgtgccgtgcagCTGtgtatatcacaagtgacaatcacttcacttttctttaacTTTAAGCAAATGTGCTTCAGGCTTTATGTCTGTGAAAAGTCAGCAGGAAAGTGCTCCCCTATGCAGATGAGAACGTAAACCTGAGTCTCCCAGGTCTACTTTAACTCATGGAATTTGATGAGGAACCTAAACTGCGAACACTGAAGCACGCCAGCGATTGAaatgcccccacccccccatatGCCACTCCTACGTACCGTGCGACTCTGAGGCAATGCAGTAAAAGGCAATTACGCCTTTAAACGAGTGGCGCAATAGTGCTGAGATCTGCAGTTCTGTTATCAGACTAATGGTGACTACTAGGCAAGTTGaggttttaaatgaatgatgcCACAGAGACGTGACGTCTGCATGACCATGATAAGATAATCAGAATTCGAACTTTGCTTTGGTGCTTGATGCTGATGCACGCAAGATACAGATGAAAAACTGAATGTGTAAATGGAACCGGATGGGAAAGATGAGTCGTGACATAAACGTTTTGGAAGTAGAggaataaataactaaaatattGAGTGTGGTGAAATGTACAGTAAAAGTTTGAGAGCATGACGTGTCTACAAATGTGTGGAAAATCATACAGTTCTTATGCACACACTGAATTAGACTGAATTATTGCTTGCTTATTCAGTGTAATtgttttcagctgtactaaGATCATTGCAAAACTAGTTTCTAATCAGTACGGTTATTCAATCATTAACAGTCATTTCTGAGCAATTTGATGTTGGATAAAACAATTGCTTTCTATCAAAACTGAGGATATTTCTAAACCGCCCTGACCTTTTGAATGGTATgtatacacagaaacacacacaaaccaatgaAAAGTGCATTAGGAGTAGGTTTAACAGCAGCCTTTAAGCAGCACAGCGCACCAGCAGGAATGTTCATCTGGTCCTATAGTTCAGTGGACTCTGGACTTGAGTTCTTCTCTGTTTATAGGGGCTGTTTTCCAGAAACTGATGATGTGGTTTTAAGATTGCTCAGTATAGGACTCATAATAAATAATGACGCATGAAACATCAGAGATTACTTTTACACACAGTTTGTCTAAGTTATTAGCAGACAGTCTGAGCTCAGACTCTCACCCTCTCCTGGGAGGTCTGGTAGCGGAGGTGCAGGGCAGTGGGGTCCCAGTCGATGGCGATGTAGGCATTCCCGATGGCGGCCCGGTCCTCGCTGCAGTCCACCGTGCAGCCCCGGCAGAACCTGGC
This window contains:
- the LOC114802519 gene encoding fibroblast growth factor receptor homolog 1 — translated: MTPTPTSTTAAQDAPDVTYYVLIGGSALAVLTSFVFFIIWIKKYRSLTKTIAELRRGRHSPLPALPPTVPQSFDDDSEAPLQRQSSEQASGLPWKPPQHCGFSKEHVRLLQLIKAGKEGVFYKAKMTRGTCRGHSMVTCKIAKEGVSPKQVEREVSVMKKLGYHKNILQLLGWNSTQEPYTLIMEFVQYGTLRSFLQTQRDKLSSDPELQSLLTIASYHTALAMEHLHSKMVVHGDLALRNVMVGQFPWEVRLTEFGLARDMSSMRSRRSSRKKKHRERVPLRWYPPEYFRNNHYSFKGDVWAFGVLLWEMQTFGSVPYASLATSDEVVYHICAGRKNAIPDSCRPEITQILHDCWLEPYTLRPAFTDIVRTLENVMEDDSDYVNVDNKS